A region from the Corynebacterium halotolerans YIM 70093 = DSM 44683 genome encodes:
- the secA gene encoding preprotein translocase subunit SecA translates to MFGLSKLLRAGEGRTVKRLKKIAEDVLALEDDFSALSDDELKAKTDEFRQRLSNGEELNDILLEAFATGREAAWRVLGQKHYLVQVMGGAALHFGNVAEMRTGEGKTLTSVLPAYLNALEGKGVHIVTVNDYLAKRDAEMMGRVHRFLGLEVGVILSELRPADRKKAYAADITYGTNNELGFDYLRDNMARSLNDLVQRGHNFCIVDEVDSILIDEARTPLIISGPVDGSSQFYNVFAQLAPRMKEGIHYEVDHRKRTVGVLEEGVEYVEDQLGIDNLYAPEHSQLVSYLNNAIKAQELFTRDKDYIVRNGEVMIVDGFTGRVLAGRRYNEGMHQAIEAKEGVEIKNENQTLATITLQNYFRLYEKISGMTGTAETEAAELHQIYKLDVVQIPTNKPNQREDHADRVYKTQEAKFAAVVEDIVEHVEAGRPVLVGTTSVERSEYLSQLLQKRGVKHNVLNAKYHDKEAEIIAQAGLPGNVTVSTNMAGRGTDIVLGGNPDILLDIKLRERGLDPFEDEEAYQAAWDEELPRVKEKAKKLGEQVVEAGGLYVLGTERHESRRIDNQLRGRSGRQGDPGSTRFYLSMRDELMVRFVGQSMENMMNRLNVPDDVPIEAKMVTNSIKGAQAQVENQNFEMRKNVLKYDEVLNEQRKVIYAERREILEAKDIAEYIRNMIDETIGAYVDGATATGYVEDWDLDELWNALEALYGPTFTWQELLDGSEYGAPGELSAADLRAALIKDAQDQYDELERNVSAVGGEKQMRNIERMIILPVIDTKWREHLYEMDYLKEGIGLRAMAQRDPLVEYQKEGGDMFNGMKDGVKEETVRQLFMLRKQFAPKEEGADGEAAKANAAATSAPQENKDQTKA, encoded by the coding sequence GTGTTTGGACTGTCCAAGCTGCTCCGGGCCGGTGAAGGGCGCACCGTCAAGCGACTGAAGAAGATCGCCGAGGACGTCCTCGCCCTCGAAGACGACTTCTCCGCCCTGTCCGATGACGAGCTCAAGGCCAAGACCGACGAGTTCCGGCAGCGGTTGTCGAACGGGGAGGAACTCAACGACATCCTGCTCGAGGCCTTCGCCACCGGCCGCGAGGCCGCCTGGCGCGTCCTCGGCCAGAAGCACTACCTGGTGCAGGTGATGGGCGGTGCCGCGCTGCACTTCGGCAACGTCGCCGAGATGCGCACCGGTGAGGGCAAGACCCTGACCTCGGTGCTGCCGGCCTACCTCAACGCCCTTGAGGGCAAGGGTGTCCACATCGTCACCGTCAATGACTACCTGGCCAAGCGCGACGCCGAGATGATGGGCCGTGTGCACCGCTTCCTCGGCCTCGAGGTCGGCGTCATCCTCTCCGAGCTGCGCCCCGCGGACCGCAAGAAGGCCTACGCCGCCGACATCACCTACGGCACGAACAACGAACTGGGCTTCGACTACCTGCGCGACAACATGGCCCGTTCCCTGAACGACCTCGTCCAGCGCGGCCACAACTTCTGCATCGTCGACGAGGTCGACTCCATCCTCATCGACGAGGCCCGCACCCCGCTGATCATCTCCGGTCCCGTGGACGGTTCCTCGCAGTTCTACAACGTCTTCGCGCAGCTGGCCCCCCGCATGAAGGAGGGCATCCACTACGAGGTCGACCACCGCAAGCGCACCGTCGGCGTCCTCGAGGAGGGCGTCGAGTACGTCGAGGACCAGCTCGGCATCGACAACCTCTACGCCCCCGAGCACTCCCAGCTGGTGTCCTACCTGAACAACGCCATCAAGGCGCAGGAGCTGTTCACCCGCGACAAGGACTACATCGTCCGCAACGGCGAGGTCATGATCGTCGACGGCTTCACCGGCCGCGTGCTCGCCGGCCGCCGCTACAACGAGGGCATGCACCAGGCGATCGAGGCCAAGGAGGGGGTGGAGATCAAGAACGAGAACCAGACCCTGGCCACGATCACCCTGCAGAACTACTTCCGCCTCTACGAGAAGATCTCCGGCATGACCGGTACCGCCGAGACGGAGGCCGCCGAGCTGCACCAGATCTACAAGCTCGACGTCGTCCAGATCCCCACCAACAAGCCGAACCAGCGTGAGGACCACGCCGACCGCGTGTACAAGACGCAGGAGGCCAAGTTCGCGGCCGTCGTCGAGGACATCGTCGAGCACGTCGAGGCCGGGCGCCCGGTGCTCGTGGGCACCACCTCCGTCGAGCGCTCGGAGTACCTGTCCCAGCTGCTGCAGAAGCGCGGCGTCAAGCACAACGTGCTCAACGCCAAGTACCACGACAAGGAGGCCGAGATCATCGCCCAGGCCGGTCTGCCCGGCAACGTGACGGTCTCGACCAACATGGCCGGCCGCGGCACCGACATCGTGCTCGGCGGCAACCCCGACATCCTCCTCGACATCAAGCTGCGCGAGCGCGGTCTCGACCCCTTCGAGGACGAGGAGGCCTACCAGGCCGCCTGGGACGAGGAGCTGCCGAGGGTCAAGGAGAAGGCCAAGAAGCTGGGCGAGCAGGTCGTCGAGGCCGGCGGACTCTACGTTCTCGGCACCGAGCGGCACGAGTCCCGCCGCATCGACAACCAGCTGCGCGGCCGTTCGGGGCGTCAGGGCGATCCGGGTTCCACCCGCTTCTACCTGTCCATGCGCGATGAGCTCATGGTCCGGTTCGTCGGCCAGTCCATGGAGAACATGATGAACCGCCTCAACGTCCCGGACGACGTGCCGATCGAGGCGAAGATGGTCACCAACTCCATCAAGGGCGCCCAGGCGCAGGTGGAGAACCAGAACTTCGAGATGCGCAAGAACGTCCTGAAGTACGACGAGGTCCTCAACGAGCAGCGCAAGGTCATCTACGCCGAGCGCCGCGAGATCCTCGAGGCCAAGGACATCGCCGAGTACATCCGCAACATGATCGACGAGACGATCGGCGCCTACGTCGACGGCGCCACCGCCACCGGTTACGTGGAGGACTGGGACCTCGATGAGCTGTGGAACGCCCTCGAGGCGCTCTACGGCCCGACGTTCACCTGGCAGGAACTGCTCGACGGTTCCGAGTACGGCGCCCCGGGCGAGCTCTCCGCCGCCGATCTGCGTGCGGCCCTGATCAAGGACGCCCAGGATCAGTACGACGAGCTGGAGCGCAACGTCTCCGCCGTCGGCGGTGAGAAGCAGATGCGCAACATCGAGCGCATGATCATCCTCCCGGTCATCGACACCAAGTGGCGCGAGCACCTCTACGAGATGGACTACCTCAAGGAGGGCATCGGTCTGCGTGCCATGGCGCAGCGCGACCCGCTGGTCGAGTACCAGAAGGAGGGCGGCGACATGTTCAACGGCATGAAGGACGGCGTCAAGGAGGAGACTGTCCGCCAGCTGTTCATGCTGCGCAAGCAGTTCGCCCCGAAGGAGGAAGGCGCCGACGGGGAGGCCGCGAAGGCGAACGCCGCTGCCACTTCCGCTCCTCAGGAGAACAAGGACCAGACCAAGGCCTGA
- a CDS encoding fatty acid desaturase family protein — protein MAIDNIKAYSHLTDEDIREIGRRLDAIKEEFEADLGDRDVRYIKGLIRTQRYMEVAGRLALMFSSRKPFWLAGVGLLSLSKILENLEIGHNVMHGQWDWMNDPEIHSTTWEWDNVCPSSQWMHTHNFTHHKYTNILGMDDDVGYGILRVTRDRKWKTMHAFQPVVNVTLASLFEWAVGFYDVELGKLAAGRTTWKDTAPKFWETVRKAGTQGLRDYVLFPALSGRNFRHTLTANATANVIRSVWAYAVIFCGHFPDEAETFTKEQYKNETHDEWYLRQMLGSANFRGGKLLTILSGNLNYQIEHHIFPDMPSNRLAEIGRHVEQLCREYDLPYNTDSFPAQLVKVQKTLLKLTLPNKYLAADPDNAPEVRSNAAFTENPGVEEKLWVGERDGKRAGLRTGLKMLKKLRPGVREVALNFSGRTPQRRLG, from the coding sequence ATGGCAATCGACAACATCAAGGCCTACTCCCATCTCACCGACGAGGACATCCGCGAGATCGGGCGCCGCCTCGACGCCATCAAGGAGGAGTTCGAGGCCGACCTCGGCGATCGCGACGTCCGCTACATCAAGGGACTCATCCGCACCCAGCGTTACATGGAGGTCGCCGGGCGCCTTGCCCTGATGTTCTCCAGCAGGAAGCCGTTCTGGCTCGCCGGCGTCGGCCTGCTGTCGCTGTCCAAGATCCTCGAGAACCTCGAGATCGGCCACAACGTCATGCACGGCCAGTGGGACTGGATGAACGACCCGGAGATCCACTCCACCACCTGGGAGTGGGACAACGTGTGCCCCAGCTCCCAGTGGATGCACACCCACAACTTCACCCACCACAAGTACACCAACATCCTGGGCATGGACGACGACGTGGGATACGGCATCCTGCGCGTGACCCGCGACCGCAAGTGGAAGACGATGCACGCCTTCCAGCCGGTCGTCAACGTCACCCTGGCCTCGCTGTTCGAGTGGGCGGTGGGCTTCTACGACGTGGAGCTGGGCAAGCTCGCGGCCGGGCGCACCACCTGGAAGGACACGGCCCCGAAGTTCTGGGAGACCGTGCGCAAGGCCGGCACCCAGGGCCTGCGCGACTACGTGCTCTTCCCGGCGCTGTCGGGCAGGAACTTCCGCCACACCCTCACCGCGAACGCCACCGCCAACGTGATCCGCTCCGTGTGGGCCTACGCGGTCATCTTCTGCGGGCACTTCCCGGATGAGGCGGAGACCTTCACCAAGGAGCAGTACAAGAACGAGACCCACGACGAGTGGTACCTGCGGCAGATGCTCGGCTCCGCGAACTTCCGCGGCGGCAAGCTCCTGACCATCCTCTCGGGCAACCTGAACTACCAGATCGAGCACCACATCTTCCCGGACATGCCGTCCAACCGGCTGGCGGAGATCGGCAGGCACGTCGAGCAGCTGTGCCGGGAGTACGACCTGCCCTACAACACCGACTCCTTCCCGGCCCAGCTGGTGAAGGTGCAGAAGACGCTGCTCAAGCTGACCCTGCCGAACAAGTACCTGGCCGCCGATCCGGACAACGCCCCCGAGGTGCGCTCCAACGCCGCGTTCACCGAGAACCCCGGCGTCGAGGAGAAGCTGTGGGTGGGCGAGCGGGACGGCAAGCGCGCCGGACTGCGCACCGGTCTGAAGATGCTGAAGAAGCTGCGCCCGGGCGTGCGCGAGGTCGCGCTCAACTTCTCCGGCCGCACCCCGCAGCGTCGCCTGGGCTAG
- a CDS encoding lipase maturation factor family protein, translated as MDGFAAVDFGFAREVLQRGIAVLYLVAFISTLNQFRPLLGEHGLSPAPGLLARAERAERGTQGRRLLRPTLFRRVRYTDGRLAALCWGGILVSTLLVVGVPQLGPPWVPMVCFLVLWFGYMSITSLGQVFYGFGWEMLLLELGFLAAFLGSGSQPPPTVVIVLFWWLLFRLEFGAGMIKLRGGREWRDLTALMYHHETQPMPGPFSRRAHLLPRWFHKGEVLGNHFAQLVVPWFLFVPILGLWVPGPVPGLIGTVAAAVVIVTQLWLVITGNFAWLNWATIVLAFSAVSVTGSAAAGTDSVGGPAVDGLPVYWFVITCAVALAYVWLSWPALHNLFFAKRQVMNGAFNRLQLANAYGAFGSVTKVRTEYVIEGTLDEDPATDDWREYGFKGKPGDVHRVPRQFAPYHLRLDWCMWFLPLGQPLEGWFTAFLARLLDADEPTLRLLRHDPFAGQRPKWVRVVSYRYRFATREQHRADGAVWVRDRRYVLIGPLSRRELTA; from the coding sequence ATGGACGGTTTCGCAGCGGTCGACTTCGGTTTCGCGCGCGAAGTGCTTCAGCGGGGCATCGCGGTGCTCTACCTCGTGGCGTTCATCTCCACTCTGAATCAGTTCCGCCCTCTCCTCGGCGAGCACGGTCTCTCGCCCGCGCCCGGACTCCTGGCCCGGGCGGAACGTGCGGAACGCGGCACGCAGGGACGGCGGCTGCTCAGACCGACGCTGTTCCGCCGGGTCAGATACACCGATGGCCGTCTCGCGGCGCTGTGTTGGGGCGGGATCCTCGTGTCAACGCTGCTTGTCGTGGGGGTTCCACAGCTCGGGCCGCCCTGGGTGCCGATGGTGTGCTTCCTCGTACTGTGGTTCGGCTACATGTCGATCACGAGCCTCGGGCAGGTGTTCTACGGCTTCGGCTGGGAAATGCTGTTGCTCGAGCTCGGTTTTCTCGCGGCGTTTCTCGGCTCCGGATCGCAGCCGCCACCCACCGTGGTGATCGTGCTGTTCTGGTGGCTGCTGTTCCGCCTCGAATTCGGCGCCGGCATGATCAAGCTCCGGGGCGGCCGCGAGTGGCGTGATCTCACCGCCCTCATGTACCACCACGAGACTCAGCCGATGCCCGGGCCGTTCAGCCGCCGGGCACACCTCCTGCCGCGCTGGTTCCACAAGGGCGAGGTGCTCGGCAACCACTTCGCGCAGCTCGTCGTGCCCTGGTTCCTCTTCGTGCCGATCCTCGGGCTCTGGGTGCCTGGGCCGGTTCCGGGGCTGATCGGCACGGTCGCCGCGGCGGTCGTGATCGTGACCCAGCTCTGGCTCGTGATCACCGGCAACTTCGCGTGGCTGAACTGGGCCACCATCGTGCTCGCCTTCTCCGCGGTCTCGGTGACCGGCAGCGCGGCGGCGGGGACCGACAGCGTCGGCGGTCCGGCAGTGGACGGGCTGCCGGTCTACTGGTTCGTCATCACCTGCGCCGTGGCGCTCGCGTATGTGTGGCTCAGTTGGCCGGCGCTGCACAATCTGTTCTTCGCGAAGCGGCAGGTGATGAACGGTGCGTTCAACCGCCTGCAGCTCGCGAACGCCTACGGCGCGTTCGGCAGCGTGACCAAGGTGCGCACCGAATACGTCATCGAGGGCACGCTCGACGAGGACCCTGCGACAGATGACTGGCGCGAGTACGGGTTCAAGGGCAAACCCGGCGACGTGCACCGCGTTCCACGGCAGTTCGCGCCCTACCACCTGCGGCTCGACTGGTGCATGTGGTTCCTTCCCCTCGGCCAGCCGCTCGAGGGGTGGTTCACGGCGTTCCTGGCACGACTGCTCGACGCCGACGAGCCGACCCTGCGCCTCCTGCGGCACGACCCGTTCGCGGGGCAACGGCCGAAGTGGGTCCGGGTCGTGTCCTACCGGTACCGCTTCGCCACCCGCGAGCAGCACCGGGCCGACGGTGCGGTCTGGGTCCGCGACCGGCGCTACGTCCTCATCGGGCCGCTGAGCCGCCGGGAGCTCACCGCCTAG
- a CDS encoding HAD-IA family hydrolase, whose amino-acid sequence MRGLIVDYLGVLDANEEDTRRWRSLFAAAKANGVATAILSNDAGAEAEKIREWEYRGIVDAVVLSGEIGVEKPDVQAFAAAAQAIDLPMSDCVLVDDSILNVRAAVEAGLVGVLYQVFDRAVVEICSIFDIEGEF is encoded by the coding sequence GTGCGAGGACTGATCGTCGACTACCTGGGAGTACTGGACGCGAATGAGGAGGACACGCGCCGCTGGCGCAGCCTCTTCGCGGCGGCCAAGGCCAATGGCGTGGCCACCGCCATCCTGTCCAATGACGCGGGCGCCGAGGCCGAGAAGATCCGGGAGTGGGAGTACCGCGGCATTGTCGACGCCGTCGTGCTCTCCGGGGAGATCGGCGTCGAGAAGCCGGACGTGCAGGCCTTCGCCGCGGCGGCCCAGGCCATCGACCTGCCGATGAGTGACTGCGTCCTGGTGGATGATTCCATCCTCAACGTGCGCGCCGCCGTGGAGGCCGGGCTCGTGGGTGTGCTGTACCAGGTCTTCGACCGCGCGGTCGTCGAAATCTGCTCCATCTTCGACATCGAGGGCGAGTTCTAG
- a CDS encoding ferredoxin reductase gives MSASPTSESPDALSRVRGVLRRFTTPLLPDDYTMLVNPLWSRRELRGKIESVERYPDDTLHLVIRPGWGVPVEFQAGQYIGIGVQIGGRYTWRSYSLTNTPDTREGLFAITIRAVERGRLSNHLIGTAEPGMTVRLAAPAGDFHLTDPVPEKLLFVTAGSGITPVVSMLRTLVDRRQESDIEVVHSIRHREDLIFGDVLEDYDATVRVTSEDGRVTPAVLEELVPDFAERVVYACGPATMLDELETWAEGHGMEIRTERFTLDRASDAKGGTITFGTRGQTEADGATTILEAGENIGVQMPFGCRMGICQTCVRQLTDGHVHDLRSGETHEPGTRIRTCVCVAAGDISIDV, from the coding sequence ATGTCCGCATCCCCCACGTCCGAGTCCCCGGACGCGCTATCGCGGGTCCGGGGCGTCCTGCGACGCTTCACGACCCCGTTGCTGCCCGACGACTACACGATGCTGGTCAATCCGCTGTGGTCCCGCCGTGAGCTGCGCGGCAAGATCGAGTCCGTCGAGCGCTACCCGGACGACACCCTCCACCTGGTCATCCGGCCCGGTTGGGGTGTGCCCGTCGAGTTCCAGGCCGGCCAGTACATCGGTATCGGTGTCCAGATCGGCGGCCGCTACACCTGGCGCAGCTACTCGCTGACCAACACGCCCGACACCCGCGAGGGCCTGTTCGCCATCACCATCCGCGCCGTCGAGCGCGGCAGGCTGTCCAACCACCTGATCGGCACCGCCGAGCCCGGCATGACCGTGCGCCTGGCCGCCCCGGCCGGGGACTTCCACCTGACCGATCCGGTCCCGGAGAAGCTGCTGTTCGTCACCGCGGGTTCGGGCATCACCCCGGTGGTGTCCATGCTGCGCACACTGGTCGACCGCCGCCAGGAGAGCGACATCGAGGTCGTGCACTCCATCCGCCACCGCGAGGACCTGATCTTCGGCGACGTCCTCGAGGACTACGACGCCACCGTGCGGGTGACCTCCGAGGACGGCCGGGTCACCCCGGCCGTCCTCGAGGAGCTCGTCCCCGACTTCGCCGAGCGCGTGGTCTACGCCTGTGGCCCGGCCACCATGCTCGACGAGCTGGAGACCTGGGCGGAGGGCCACGGTATGGAGATCCGCACCGAGCGCTTCACCCTTGACCGGGCCTCCGACGCCAAGGGTGGCACCATCACCTTCGGCACCCGGGGCCAGACCGAGGCCGACGGCGCGACCACCATCCTCGAGGCCGGTGAGAACATCGGCGTCCAGATGCCCTTCGGCTGCCGCATGGGCATCTGCCAGACCTGTGTGCGCCAGCTGACCGACGGCCACGTGCACGATCTGCGCAGCGGCGAAACCCACGAGCCCGGCACCCGCATCCGCACCTGCGTCTGTGTTGCCGCAGGCGACATCTCCATCGACGTTTAA
- a CDS encoding Rv3235 family protein: MLTPVPGCTHLKVLVPDPSPASTPSPQPTRDTRRTAAHLVLIALEVTFGLRPAHQLTPRRFDAAVRIHVTARLRATRGAQEIRGPVRLDSLHTRPDGEVFGTAVTGTRTHAFTARIDDTRMRSFRVL; encoded by the coding sequence ATGTTGACACCCGTCCCCGGATGCACGCACCTGAAGGTGCTCGTCCCCGATCCCTCGCCCGCGTCGACGCCGTCCCCGCAACCGACCCGTGACACCCGGCGCACCGCCGCCCACCTGGTTCTCATCGCCCTGGAAGTGACCTTCGGCCTGCGGCCGGCACACCAGCTGACGCCCAGGCGTTTCGACGCCGCGGTGCGCATCCACGTCACCGCCCGGCTCCGGGCGACCCGGGGCGCGCAGGAGATCCGTGGCCCGGTGCGCCTGGACTCACTGCACACGCGTCCCGACGGCGAAGTGTTCGGCACCGCCGTCACCGGCACCCGGACCCACGCCTTCACCGCCCGGATCGACGACACCCGGATGCGCAGTTTCCGGGTGCTGTGA
- a CDS encoding chloride channel protein yields the protein MTDRRPPVTRIPLNRLAVLATIIGVLTGLFVAALNWTVIGVERLIYGMDHLDNHDPTSHVSPIRLAVTLLVLGVFTSWAWYLVHRLGRREVSVVGAMRGEKMPVAETIASSFLQVTTVAAGAPVGQENAPRIAGGLVAERFCRWLDLDQDAKQVLIAAAAGGALGASFHLPLAGALFALEILLVRMSPRNVVITMVTTVAAVATTGLFVEVPAVFATVPLTESPVMLVAAVVVGVVAGLAGHWFSQWANRAAGASPTGRALLWQMPVGFGVIALIAYLVPDAVANARWTSATLLDEGMALKTLLLVGFLRLVVFLIAFRVGTVGGTLIPAFALGSMVGGVAGHLLEPVIGVPVAACALLGAAAFLSTTMAAPLFGLIAAVEFTDMEPQGYLPAFLAVASAVLTVRAWSVLSNREQRTFPVTYASWTGELK from the coding sequence GTGACTGACCGTCGCCCACCGGTCACCCGGATCCCGTTGAACCGGCTCGCCGTCCTCGCCACCATCATCGGGGTGCTGACCGGCCTGTTCGTCGCCGCGCTGAACTGGACCGTGATCGGCGTTGAACGCCTGATCTACGGCATGGATCACCTGGACAACCATGATCCCACCTCCCATGTCAGCCCCATCCGCCTGGCGGTGACCCTGCTGGTGCTCGGTGTGTTCACCTCCTGGGCGTGGTACCTGGTCCACCGTCTGGGACGGCGTGAAGTGTCCGTGGTCGGCGCTATGCGCGGCGAGAAGATGCCCGTCGCCGAGACCATCGCTTCATCTTTTCTGCAGGTGACAACGGTCGCGGCCGGCGCTCCGGTAGGCCAGGAGAACGCCCCGCGCATCGCCGGCGGCCTGGTGGCCGAACGCTTCTGCCGCTGGTTGGACCTGGATCAGGACGCCAAACAGGTGCTGATCGCTGCCGCTGCGGGTGGGGCGCTGGGCGCGAGCTTCCATCTTCCCCTGGCCGGCGCGTTATTCGCCCTGGAGATCCTCCTGGTCAGAATGTCCCCCCGCAATGTGGTGATAACCATGGTCACCACCGTGGCCGCGGTCGCCACCACCGGTCTTTTCGTCGAGGTGCCCGCGGTCTTCGCCACAGTGCCGTTGACCGAGAGCCCGGTGATGCTGGTTGCCGCGGTGGTGGTCGGCGTCGTGGCGGGGCTGGCCGGTCACTGGTTCAGCCAATGGGCCAATCGCGCCGCCGGCGCATCCCCGACCGGTCGGGCGCTCCTCTGGCAGATGCCCGTGGGTTTCGGCGTGATCGCCCTGATCGCCTACCTGGTGCCGGACGCCGTGGCCAACGCCCGCTGGACCTCCGCCACTCTGCTCGATGAGGGCATGGCACTGAAGACACTCCTGCTGGTCGGTTTCCTCCGCCTGGTGGTCTTTCTCATCGCCTTCCGGGTGGGCACCGTCGGCGGCACACTGATCCCGGCCTTCGCACTCGGGTCAATGGTCGGCGGGGTGGCCGGTCACCTGCTGGAGCCCGTGATCGGGGTGCCGGTGGCGGCCTGCGCCCTCCTGGGGGCCGCCGCCTTCCTGTCCACCACGATGGCCGCTCCCCTGTTCGGGCTCATCGCCGCAGTCGAGTTCACCGACATGGAACCGCAGGGTTACCTGCCGGCTTTCCTCGCGGTGGCCTCCGCGGTGCTCACGGTCCGGGCGTGGTCCGTGCTCAGCAACCGCGAACAGCGCACCTTCCCCGTCACCTACGCCAGCTGGACCGGGGAGCTGAAGTAA
- the rsgA gene encoding ribosome small subunit-dependent GTPase A, translating into MARRNWDESDVRVRPGKGSRPRTKDRPRHENAEFGMVVTKDRGRWGVVLDGREDPIVTMRARELGRTAIEVGDRVGVVGDTSGNEGTLARIVKLEERTSVLRRTADDTDSYERIVVANADQLLIVTAVADPPPRSGFVERALIAAFVGDIHPILCLTKTDLTDPAPFAAEFADLDVTVVTAGVDDELDQVRELIDGHITALIGHSGVGKSTLVNRLVPDAERETGEVSGVGKGRHTSTQSVALRLPGERDGWIVDTPGIRSFGLAHVDADTVVGVFEDLAQAAEDCPRGCTHMGPPADPECALDELTGASGRRVAAVRKLLEALRTNVDWEQ; encoded by the coding sequence ATGGCTAGACGCAACTGGGACGAATCGGATGTCCGCGTCCGCCCGGGCAAGGGCTCACGACCCCGGACGAAGGACCGTCCGCGCCATGAGAACGCCGAGTTCGGGATGGTGGTCACGAAGGACCGCGGCCGCTGGGGCGTGGTGCTCGACGGCCGCGAGGACCCGATCGTGACCATGCGCGCCCGGGAGCTCGGGCGTACCGCCATCGAGGTCGGTGACCGGGTGGGCGTGGTCGGCGACACCTCGGGCAACGAGGGCACGCTGGCGCGCATCGTGAAGCTCGAGGAGCGCACCTCCGTGCTGCGGCGCACGGCCGACGACACCGATTCCTATGAGCGCATCGTCGTCGCCAACGCCGACCAGCTGCTGATCGTCACCGCCGTCGCCGATCCCCCGCCGCGCTCCGGCTTCGTCGAGCGCGCGCTCATCGCCGCGTTCGTCGGCGACATCCACCCCATCCTCTGCCTGACCAAGACGGATCTGACCGACCCGGCCCCGTTCGCCGCCGAATTCGCGGATCTCGACGTCACGGTGGTCACCGCCGGCGTCGACGACGAGCTCGACCAGGTCCGCGAGCTGATCGACGGGCACATCACCGCCCTGATCGGCCATTCCGGGGTGGGCAAGTCCACTCTGGTCAACCGGCTGGTCCCCGACGCCGAGCGCGAGACCGGCGAGGTCTCCGGCGTGGGCAAGGGCCGACACACCTCCACCCAGTCGGTCGCCCTGCGCCTGCCCGGCGAGCGGGACGGGTGGATCGTCGACACTCCGGGCATCCGCTCCTTCGGCCTGGCCCACGTCGACGCCGACACGGTCGTCGGCGTCTTCGAGGACCTGGCCCAGGCGGCCGAGGACTGCCCGCGCGGCTGCACTCACATGGGCCCACCCGCCGACCCCGAGTGCGCCCTCGATGAACTCACCGGCGCCAGCGGACGGCGGGTGGCGGCGGTGCGCAAACTGCTCGAGGCGCTGCGCACGAACGTGGACTGGGAGCAGTGA
- a CDS encoding DUF6912 family protein: MRVYLPATFEMLVGLNETGAFSARSGWGFAVTPALTEFYTAGDEEEIAYAAFQDAAEASLRLLAIGDETFPYRRVVVSVDVPDETVTLQPEMGESVVKLEPAQVAVDDVAAIHVDIEESEAATRAAIEAVDASDLGDEDAELIVGDALDNFMAFYDPSELPFLVELL, encoded by the coding sequence GTGCGTGTCTATCTTCCCGCGACCTTCGAGATGCTCGTCGGCCTCAATGAGACGGGTGCCTTCTCCGCCCGCTCGGGTTGGGGCTTCGCCGTCACCCCGGCGTTGACGGAGTTCTACACCGCCGGCGACGAGGAGGAGATCGCCTACGCCGCCTTCCAGGATGCGGCGGAGGCCTCGCTGCGGCTGCTGGCCATCGGCGACGAGACCTTCCCGTACCGGCGTGTGGTCGTCTCCGTGGACGTGCCCGACGAGACCGTCACCCTGCAGCCGGAGATGGGGGAGAGCGTGGTCAAACTGGAACCGGCGCAGGTCGCGGTCGACGACGTCGCCGCCATCCACGTCGACATCGAGGAATCGGAGGCCGCCACCAGGGCCGCCATTGAGGCCGTCGACGCCTCCGACCTGGGGGATGAGGACGCCGAGCTGATCGTGGGGGACGCCCTCGACAACTTCATGGCCTTCTACGATCCGAGCGAACTTCCCTTCCTCGTCGAGCTTCTCTGA